The genomic window ACGCCGAACAGGCGGGTGAGGCTGTCGGTTGCGCCCATGACCATGATAGAATCGAGCGCGCGCCACTTCTCGTAGCGGTCCAGCACCTGCGCATCGCCGATGTCGAGGCCGAGCCGGCGCGCATCGCCCAGCACTTCGACCAATGCACCGACATCGCGCAGGCCGAGATTGAGGCCCTGTCCTGCGATCGGATGCATCCCGTGAGCACTGTCGCCGACCAGCGCCATGCGCTCGCCCACGATGCGCGCGGTGTGCTGGAAGGTGAGCGGGTAGGAGGTGCGCGGACTGTTCAGAGTGAGGTCGCCGAGCAGGTCTCCCATGCGCTTCTGCACTTCGGCAAGGAAGGCACGCTCGCCCATTTTCAGCACGCCGGCCGCGTCTTTCTCGTCCACCGTCCAGACCAGCGCGCTGCGGTGCTGGCCGTCGGGCCCGTCGAGCAGCGGCAGGAGCGCGAAAGGTCCTGCGGGATAGAAGATTTCCCATGCCACGCCGCCATGCGGTTTCGAGTGGTCCAGCCCGGTGATGATGGCGCGGTGCGAATAGTCCCAGCTCGCCATCTTGAGCGCGGCATCCTCGCGCGTGGGGGAGCGGCGGCCTTCGGCGCCGACCAGCAAATCGGCCTTGAGCACCTGTCCGTCCGTCAGCGTGGCGGAGACGCCATAGGCATCGCGGTGGCGTTCGGTCACGTCGACCGGCGCGTGGAGCGTGATGAGCGGTTCCGCTTTCACCGCGTCGAACAACGCGGTGCGCAGCACGCGGTTGGCGAACATCCGGCCCAGCGAGCCTTCGTGTTCTTCGGGCGTGAAGTCGAGGCGGCCCGGCTTCATCTGATCGAGAACGGCAATGCTCTCGATCGGGCAGCCATGCGGCTCCAGCGTTTCGGCGAGGCCGATGTTGCGGAACAGGCGCCAGCTGGCGGTCGAGATGGCGGAAGCCCGCCCGTCGAAGCCTTCCGCGGTCAGTTCCGCCGGGTCGGCCCGGTCGACCAGGTGGCTGGTAAAGCCCTGTTTCGCGGCTGCCAGCGCCAGTGTGGAGCCGACGAGTCCGCCGCCGAGAATGAGCAGGTCGCGCTTGTCTGTCATGGGCACCGTCCCTAGAGCGGGCGGCGTGACACTGGCAAGGATTATGGACGTCTGGCGGGTCAGGATGGCAGCGATCCTGATCGCTGTCCTGTGCCTGCTGCCGGTGGTGTCCCACGCGCAGGAGCGCGCGCCTCGCTATGGCGACGACAATATCGCGGTCCAGCTGTACGCCAATGGTGCGCCGAAAGCGGGCGAGGAATGGCTGCTGGCCCTGCGGTTCACGCCGAGTGCGCCCGAATGGCACGGCTATTGGGCGAACCCGGGCGATGCGGGGCAGGGCATGGATCTCCAACTCGACCTGCCCGACGGCTGGGTGGTCGGAAAGCCGCTCTACCCCCTGCCGCAGACCCTGCTGATCGGCGGGCTGATGAACCACATTTTCGAGGGCGAGTATGCCGTCCTCGTGCCGGTAATGCCGCCCGAGGGTGCCGACGTGGCCGGTATCGCGTCGGTAACGGGCTATGTCGAATACCTTGCCTGCACCGACCGCGTCTGCGTGCCGCAGGATGCGGCGCTGCGGGCTACGTCAGGCGGCGACTTCGCTACCTGGCGCGCAGCAGTCGCGCCGCTGCTCGACAGCACGGCAGGCTTCGAGATTACAGGCGAACGCCTGCGCATCGGCATCCCGCTGCCCGCCTCGATGGAACTGGGCGATCTCCACCTTTTCCTCGAGAATGCCGACCTCGGGAACGGCCTGAGGCCGCAATATGCCGCGATCCAGACATGGGTGCGCGAGGGCAATCTCCTCGTTGCCGAACTGCCGCTGACCCGTATCGGGAAAGCGGGCGGAGACACGCCCGCCCAAGTCGAAGGCATTCTCTCGCTGGGCGAAGGGCGCGGCGTGCGTTTCGTCGCCGAACCTGCCGACGTACCGCTCGAAGCAGTGAAGCCCCTGAGGGGCCCGGATGTCATGCCCGAATTGTGGGTGCTGCTCCTCGCATCGCTGCTTGGCGGGCTGCTGCTCAACGTGATGCCCTGCGTGTTTCCGATCCTCAGCCTCAAGGCGCTGGCGCTGGCGAAGGCTGGCGGCGACGAGGCGGCGGCGCGGCGCGATGCGCTGGCCTATACCGCAGGCGTCGTGCTGGCCTGTGCGGGGCTGGGCGCGCTGATCCTCTTGCTGCGGTCGGCAGGGCAACAGGTGGGCTGGGCGTTCCAGTTGCAGGAGCCCGCGATCATCGCGTCGCTCTTCGTGCTGTCTGCGGCAATCACGGCCAATTTCTTCGGCCTGTTTTCCATTCCGGGGATCGCGATTTCGGGCGGAAAGCCCAGTTCGGGCGGCTCCTTCGCCACAGGCCTGCTCGCCGCATTTGTTGCCACGCCTTGCACCGGCCCCTTCATGGCGCTCGCGCTGGGTGCGGCGCTGGTGCTGCGCCCGGTAGAGGGGCTGGCCATCTTCACCGCGCTCGGCGTGGGTCTTGCGCTGCCTTTCCTGCTGGTCGGTTTCGTGCCCGCGATCCGCAAGCGCCTGCCTGCACCGGGACCATGGATGGAGCGTTTCCGCCGCTGGATGGCGCTGCCGATGGGCCTCACTGCGCTCGCTCTGGCCTGGTTGCTCTGGCGTGTGGGCGGGCCGCTTTTCTTCCTCGCCGGAACGGGCGTCGCGGCAGGCATATTGCTGGCGCTTGGCGCTTTCCTGCCCTCGCGCGCCGGAGAGAAGCGCGACACGCGGCTGACCGCGGTCGGCCTCGCCATAGCGGCGATATCGGGCCTCGCGATGGCCGAAACGTTCGACCCGCCTGTCGCGGAAGAGGCCGAGAGCCTGCTCGCTCCGCGTCCCTTCTCGCAAGACGCGCTGGCCGAAGCGCGGGCAAGCGGGAAGCCGGTCTTCGTCTGGTTCACCGCCGACTGGTGCGTCACCTGCAAGGTCAACGAGAGCGTCGCCATCGAGCGCGAGGAAGCGCGCGCGGCCTTCGAGCAGGCGGGCGTCGTATCGCTGCGCGGAGACTGGACGCGCAAGGACGAAGAAATCGCCAGCTTCCTTGCCAGCCAAGGGGCGGCAGGTGTGCCGCTTTACCTGTGGTATCCGGCCGGCGGCGACGCGCAGCAATTGCCGCAGGTGCTTACGCCGGATCTGCTTCCGCAGCTTGCTCAGTCGGGGGCGGAGCGCACTCGCCGATAAATTCGCCCGGAAGGCGGCTGGGGTTAAGTTTGAGCGATCCTGCACCCGGCACGGTCGCTTCCACGCTCCGCGGGCCGGTCAGCACTTCGAGGCGCGGATCGTCGGCGGCAATCCGGCCGCGCCAGACCCATGCTTCTTCCGCTTCTTCCGCATCGATCCACAGGCGTTCGACATGGCCGTTGCCGATGAGCGCTAGGACCGCCTTTGCATCGGGATCGGCTTCCGCGAAACGCGTGTAACGGATGCGCCCTTCCTCGCAGGCGAGAGCGAAATAGGGTGCAGCGCCAGGCTTGCCGTAGAGCAGCCGTTCACCGTCGGTGCTGCGCGCCCAGACTGCCCCGTCCGTATCGGGCGAGGCTATCGGCGTGCGCGGCGCGGTGCGTTCGCCCGCGATCCGCTCGCGCGTGACGTATTCGTCCGAGGCGGGCGGTTTGCAGGCAGACAGCAGGAGAAGGGCGCAAAGCGCGGGCAGGCGGACCATGACCGGCAGCTATGCCACGCGCTGGGTGTGCGTCAACGCGCCCGGATGAAAGCCCTGAGATCGGCGCTGAGTTTTACCCGGTCTTCGTCGCGCACATACATCATGTGCCCCGCGTCGTAGTAGCGGAAGGTCAGCCGGTCCTGCGGGATCCCCACCCGGTTGAGCGAATATTCCGCGCCGAAGAAGGGGGTCGCGAAATCGTACCAGCCCTGCGCGTTGAACAGGCGCAGCCCTGCGTTTTCGCGCATCGCCTTGCCGACGAAGGGCGCGACGTTGAGATAGGCGTTGCGGCCCCAGCCGCTGCCCAGCGACCAGTCCCAGTGCTGCCCCGGCTCGCGTCCGATCGACTGGTATTCGCGGCTCGTCTCGAAACCGAGGCTGTCGCGCAACCAGGAGTTGATCGCGGCCGTGTAGCCTGCATCAATGCCGTAGAAGCTGGGGTCGTTGTCCGGCGTCTCGCCTGCATTGTCATAATCGCGGCCGGTATAGCGCGCATCGAGGCGCCCAATGGTGAGGCCGCGGTCGCGCAACAGTTCCTTGTAGAACCGCTCCGACGTCACGCGCAGTTCCGCCTGGTCGAGATAGGCTTCGGAAAGGCCCGTCAGGCGCGACAGCTCCGCACGCACGGCCGCGCGTTCGGCGGCGGACAGGTCCTGTCCCTTCAGCAGTGCGGTCGCATAGGGGCCGATGGCGAATTGGCGTGCTTCTTCCGCGATCGCTTCGACCGACGGCGCTTGCACCTTGCCGTGATAGAATGCGGCCGCCGCCATGTTCGGCAGTGTGAGGATATAGGCCATCTCGTTGCCCGGCGTCGGTTCGCGCCCGGCGAAATCGAGGATGGTGGAAACGAGGATCAGCCCGTTCAGCCCCACATCGTTGAAGGTGCCGCCTTCCAGCTCGTCCACCACCATCGCGGTGCGTGTCGTGCCGTAGCTTTCGCCGCCGAGGTACTTGGGGCTATTCCAGCGGCCGTTGTCGTTGATCCAGCGCCGGATGACCTGCGCCACGGCCTTCGCGTCCTGCCTGAGGCCGTAGTATTTCTTCGGGTCTGTTCCGTCGGTGAGATAGCTGAAGCCCGTGCCCGGGGGATCGATAAAGACGAGGTCGGCGACGTCGATCAGGCTGTCGGGATTGTCGAGCAGCGGGTAGGGCGGCGCGCCGTCGTCGCGCGCGTCGGAGGGTATGGCGACCCGCTTCGGCCCCCATGCGCCCATCTGCAGCCACACCGAACCCGAACCGGGGCCACCATTGTAGATGAAGAACACGGGCCGCGAGGTATCGCGCGGGCTCTTCACATAGCTGGTGGTGACGATCACCGCTTCCTGCTTGCCATCGTCGCCGGTGAGGATCGTCTCGCCCACGGTCGCCTTGTAGGCGATGCGCTGCCCGCCGAAGGTGCCGGACAACTCGCGGCTCTGGACCTGCGGCGTGATTTCCCTGGCGGATTTCTCGGCCTTTTCGGCCTTGTCCTGCGCAGTGGCGGCTTGCGGGATCATGGCGAAAGCGCTCGCGGCGGCGAGGCCGGCGGCAAGGGTGCGGAATGTCATCGATTGCCCTCTCATCATTGGCCCGCGGTATGCAAAGCCATGGGCGGAGCGTCAATCTAGGGCTTGCCGCCCATGCGCTTGTAGCGCGTCTTACCGTAGCGGGTCTTGCGGGTGCCGGGGCGGCCTGCATCGCTGCGCCCGACGCGCGGGGCCTTCTTTTCTTCGTCGCCAAGGCCGAGCTCGTCGTTTTCGAGTCGGCGGATCTCGTCGCGCAGGCGCCCGGCTTCCTCGAATTCGAGATCGGCGGCGGCAGCGCGCATGCGCTTTTCGAGGTCCTCGATATAGGCGCGCAGGTTGTGGCCGACGAGGTTGTTGCGTTCGTCATCGCCCGTATCGACGGTTACGCCATCCTGCGCGGCGGTATGTGCGACGATGTCGGCGATCTGGCGCTTGATCGTCTGCGGCGTGATGCCGTGTTCCTCATTGTAGGCGCGCTGCTTCTCGCGGCGGCGCTCGGTTTCCGCCATGGCGC from Qipengyuania gaetbuli includes these protein-coding regions:
- a CDS encoding FAD-dependent monooxygenase — encoded protein: MTDKRDLLILGGGLVGSTLALAAAKQGFTSHLVDRADPAELTAEGFDGRASAISTASWRLFRNIGLAETLEPHGCPIESIAVLDQMKPGRLDFTPEEHEGSLGRMFANRVLRTALFDAVKAEPLITLHAPVDVTERHRDAYGVSATLTDGQVLKADLLVGAEGRRSPTREDAALKMASWDYSHRAIITGLDHSKPHGGVAWEIFYPAGPFALLPLLDGPDGQHRSALVWTVDEKDAAGVLKMGERAFLAEVQKRMGDLLGDLTLNSPRTSYPLTFQHTARIVGERMALVGDSAHGMHPIAGQGLNLGLRDVGALVEVLGDARRLGLDIGDAQVLDRYEKWRALDSIMVMGATDSLTRLFGVPGKAASAVRRLGMAGVQRSGWLKKFFMDEARGVSGDVPELMKA
- a CDS encoding protein-disulfide reductase DsbD family protein; this translates as MAAILIAVLCLLPVVSHAQERAPRYGDDNIAVQLYANGAPKAGEEWLLALRFTPSAPEWHGYWANPGDAGQGMDLQLDLPDGWVVGKPLYPLPQTLLIGGLMNHIFEGEYAVLVPVMPPEGADVAGIASVTGYVEYLACTDRVCVPQDAALRATSGGDFATWRAAVAPLLDSTAGFEITGERLRIGIPLPASMELGDLHLFLENADLGNGLRPQYAAIQTWVREGNLLVAELPLTRIGKAGGDTPAQVEGILSLGEGRGVRFVAEPADVPLEAVKPLRGPDVMPELWVLLLASLLGGLLLNVMPCVFPILSLKALALAKAGGDEAAARRDALAYTAGVVLACAGLGALILLLRSAGQQVGWAFQLQEPAIIASLFVLSAAITANFFGLFSIPGIAISGGKPSSGGSFATGLLAAFVATPCTGPFMALALGAALVLRPVEGLAIFTALGVGLALPFLLVGFVPAIRKRLPAPGPWMERFRRWMALPMGLTALALAWLLWRVGGPLFFLAGTGVAAGILLALGAFLPSRAGEKRDTRLTAVGLAIAAISGLAMAETFDPPVAEEAESLLAPRPFSQDALAEARASGKPVFVWFTADWCVTCKVNESVAIEREEARAAFEQAGVVSLRGDWTRKDEEIASFLASQGAAGVPLYLWYPAGGDAQQLPQVLTPDLLPQLAQSGAERTRR
- a CDS encoding S10 family peptidase; amino-acid sequence: MTFRTLAAGLAAASAFAMIPQAATAQDKAEKAEKSAREITPQVQSRELSGTFGGQRIAYKATVGETILTGDDGKQEAVIVTTSYVKSPRDTSRPVFFIYNGGPGSGSVWLQMGAWGPKRVAIPSDARDDGAPPYPLLDNPDSLIDVADLVFIDPPGTGFSYLTDGTDPKKYYGLRQDAKAVAQVIRRWINDNGRWNSPKYLGGESYGTTRTAMVVDELEGGTFNDVGLNGLILVSTILDFAGREPTPGNEMAYILTLPNMAAAAFYHGKVQAPSVEAIAEEARQFAIGPYATALLKGQDLSAAERAAVRAELSRLTGLSEAYLDQAELRVTSERFYKELLRDRGLTIGRLDARYTGRDYDNAGETPDNDPSFYGIDAGYTAAINSWLRDSLGFETSREYQSIGREPGQHWDWSLGSGWGRNAYLNVAPFVGKAMRENAGLRLFNAQGWYDFATPFFGAEYSLNRVGIPQDRLTFRYYDAGHMMYVRDEDRVKLSADLRAFIRAR